From a single Rhodococcus jostii RHA1 genomic region:
- a CDS encoding SDR family NAD(P)-dependent oxidoreductase — protein MIDLTGKVAIVTGAASFHGDDDPYRVGQGASTASLLAQLGAKVVLADINGEVAEQRAKQIRADGGDAIAVETDVRVEEQVQRMITTAVDEFGRLDILHNNAADLRIPWEPGDPPITEFVVDTFHAQIETLLLGPMLGCKHAIPAMVNTGGGSITCTSSISGEMGELNLTTYSVAKAGVNQLVRAVSAQHGKQGIRCNAVAPGLILSSPGLQLGDELITQYTRHCDTPHVGQPEDIARVVAFLHSDAARYITGQVIRVDGGFTEHSPMVTEGRASGLVAGTT, from the coding sequence ATGATCGATCTCACCGGCAAGGTCGCCATCGTCACCGGCGCAGCGTCCTTCCATGGCGACGACGATCCTTACCGCGTCGGCCAAGGCGCATCGACCGCGAGTCTGCTTGCGCAACTCGGCGCCAAGGTCGTACTCGCGGACATCAACGGCGAGGTTGCCGAGCAACGGGCGAAGCAGATCAGGGCCGACGGTGGCGACGCGATCGCTGTCGAGACCGACGTCCGCGTCGAGGAACAGGTCCAGCGGATGATTACGACCGCGGTGGACGAGTTCGGACGACTCGACATTCTGCACAACAACGCCGCCGACCTGAGGATCCCATGGGAGCCCGGCGACCCCCCTATCACGGAATTCGTGGTGGACACCTTCCATGCCCAGATCGAAACACTGCTCCTGGGCCCGATGCTCGGCTGCAAGCACGCGATCCCGGCGATGGTGAACACCGGCGGCGGCAGCATCACCTGCACGTCGTCGATCTCCGGCGAAATGGGCGAGCTCAACTTGACCACCTATAGCGTCGCAAAGGCGGGCGTCAACCAGCTCGTGCGCGCCGTCTCCGCACAGCATGGCAAGCAGGGAATCCGGTGCAACGCCGTGGCGCCCGGACTCATACTGAGCTCTCCCGGCCTCCAACTCGGGGACGAGCTGATTACCCAGTACACGCGCCACTGCGACACCCCTCACGTCGGTCAGCCCGAGGACATCGCCCGGGTCGTCGCGTTCCTGCACTCCGATGCCGCGCGGTACATCACAGGGCAGGTCATCAGAGTCGACGGGGGCTTCACCGAGCACTCCCCGATGGTCACCGAGGGGCGTGCGTCCGGCCTCGTCGCCGGAACCACGTGA
- a CDS encoding DUF5372 family protein yields the protein MTHRFHPLFGRDFEFVAHRQNWGEDRVHLHDENGELFSLPAGWTDVAPVDPFVVDADGRCAFTTDGLLAVADLIDRLRAQRDGDEEVRRITP from the coding sequence GTGACACACCGGTTCCATCCACTGTTCGGCCGGGACTTCGAGTTCGTGGCGCACCGGCAGAACTGGGGCGAGGACCGGGTCCACCTGCACGACGAGAACGGGGAGCTGTTCTCCCTGCCGGCCGGGTGGACCGACGTCGCCCCGGTCGACCCGTTCGTGGTCGACGCCGACGGACGTTGTGCGTTCACCACCGACGGACTGCTGGCGGTGGCGGATCTGATCGACCGGCTCCGGGCGCAGCGCGACGGTGACGAAGAAGTCAGGCGGATTACGCCGTGA
- a CDS encoding mycofactocin-coupled SDR family oxidoreductase, with protein sequence MVDLTGKTALVTGGARGQGRSHALALAKAGASVAILDVCEDIKNVSYPLSSQADMDETMWLINEADGKALALKADVRDREAISDAVERIVDTFGSLDILAINHGVMAISEFRHMDPADWDVVIDINLNGVFNVLHAGLPHLLNQTWGRVIITSSMAGKGGYPQFSHYSASKWAVIGLAKTVALEVATTGTTVNVICPCCVDTPIIHNSTMYGLFRPDLASPTIDDVAEEFRRYQPQGVPWIPPQAITDALMFLVSDGAKHMTGETLSVAAGQNANGAA encoded by the coding sequence ATGGTCGATCTAACAGGCAAAACTGCCCTCGTAACAGGTGGAGCGCGAGGACAGGGCCGCTCGCACGCCCTCGCGCTCGCCAAAGCCGGCGCTTCAGTCGCCATCCTCGACGTCTGCGAAGACATCAAGAATGTCTCTTACCCGCTCTCCTCGCAGGCGGACATGGACGAAACCATGTGGCTCATCAACGAGGCTGACGGAAAAGCACTTGCACTCAAGGCAGACGTGCGCGACCGGGAGGCCATCAGCGATGCAGTCGAGCGGATCGTCGACACCTTTGGATCGCTCGATATTCTCGCGATCAATCACGGCGTCATGGCGATCAGCGAATTTCGCCACATGGATCCCGCCGACTGGGATGTGGTCATCGACATCAACCTCAACGGCGTCTTCAACGTGCTGCATGCGGGCCTTCCGCATCTGCTGAATCAGACCTGGGGACGGGTGATCATCACATCGTCGATGGCGGGCAAAGGCGGCTACCCGCAATTCAGTCACTACTCGGCCTCGAAGTGGGCGGTCATCGGGCTGGCAAAGACCGTCGCCCTCGAGGTGGCGACCACCGGGACCACCGTGAACGTCATCTGTCCCTGCTGCGTCGACACTCCCATCATCCACAACAGCACGATGTACGGGCTGTTCCGACCCGACCTCGCCTCCCCGACAATCGACGACGTCGCCGAGGAATTCCGTCGGTATCAGCCCCAGGGAGTTCCATGGATTCCCCCTCAGGCAATCACGGACGCACTGATGTTCCTGGTCTCCGACGGTGCGAAACACATGACCGGCGAGACCCTCTCCGTTGCGGCCGGCCAGAACGCCAATGGTGCGGCATAA
- a CDS encoding ABC transporter permease produces the protein MTSVESKPAAHPQIQGDKKPLLGIVLQRYSGLVLLAALIVLFSVLLPETFPTIRAFRTLIADQAITTILSLGLLVAYRAGAFDLSVAQGLGLAVILVSWLQSSHGLSVPMATLLTLTVGALVGAANGIAIAILNVNSFIATLAMASILEAVIYGVSGGNQIVGGIPQGFLSLGQAQYFGIPVVVIYMAVVAVIVWYVTEQMPIGRRLQAVGSNTEASRLNGIRTARYIFGALVASSILASLAGVIFAAKIGSASLTAGAPYLLPAFAAIFLGSTQVHPGRANVAGTLIAIALLATGAKGLQLLGVPIWTSSLFNGAVLLAAVSIAQIRRSKSR, from the coding sequence ATGACGAGCGTTGAATCCAAACCAGCAGCACACCCCCAGATTCAAGGGGACAAGAAACCGCTGCTCGGCATTGTTCTGCAGCGCTACTCGGGCCTCGTCCTGCTCGCCGCGCTGATCGTGTTGTTCTCCGTCCTGCTACCGGAAACATTCCCCACGATCCGGGCCTTCCGCACACTCATCGCCGACCAGGCGATCACGACGATCCTCTCTCTAGGCCTGCTCGTCGCGTACCGCGCGGGTGCCTTCGACCTCTCAGTCGCGCAAGGCCTCGGCCTGGCCGTCATTCTTGTCTCCTGGCTGCAGTCATCGCACGGGCTATCCGTCCCGATGGCTACCCTGCTCACTTTGACAGTTGGGGCCCTCGTCGGAGCCGCGAACGGGATCGCCATCGCGATACTCAATGTGAACTCCTTCATCGCCACCCTGGCGATGGCATCAATACTCGAGGCCGTCATCTACGGCGTCTCCGGGGGCAACCAGATCGTCGGCGGAATACCGCAGGGATTCCTCTCGCTCGGTCAGGCCCAGTACTTCGGGATTCCCGTCGTGGTCATCTACATGGCCGTCGTGGCCGTAATCGTCTGGTACGTCACCGAACAGATGCCAATTGGACGCCGACTTCAAGCTGTCGGCAGCAACACGGAGGCATCGCGTCTCAATGGCATTCGCACAGCACGGTACATCTTCGGCGCGCTCGTTGCTTCGTCGATCCTCGCCTCACTCGCCGGTGTGATCTTCGCCGCCAAGATCGGAAGTGCATCCCTGACCGCCGGCGCCCCCTACCTCCTTCCCGCGTTTGCCGCGATCTTCCTGGGATCGACCCAGGTTCATCCCGGCCGAGCGAATGTGGCTGGGACGCTGATAGCGATCGCGCTGCTGGCAACCGGAGCCAAGGGGCTTCAACTGCTCGGCGTGCCGATCTGGACAAGCAGCCTGTTCAACGGCGCCGTGCTCTTGGCCGCAGTGTCCATAGCGCAGATCAGGCGCAGTAAGTCGCGGTAA
- a CDS encoding helix-turn-helix domain-containing protein, with product MTRRATPEDPKTAALREARSLNPHPEGVSDPGFLTEEFFDARDAVQVKYEMVRAVLVDGQSVTAAAAAFGYSRQTYYQAAAALAEGGLDGLVAAKPGPRAGHKLTGEILAWAEQQLAGDPALKPADLVEPIEQRFGVRVHPRSIERAVARIREHSKSR from the coding sequence ATGACCCGGCGCGCAACACCCGAGGACCCCAAGACGGCGGCGCTGCGCGAGGCCCGCAGCCTGAACCCGCACCCCGAGGGGGTGAGCGATCCGGGGTTCTTGACCGAGGAGTTCTTCGACGCCCGGGACGCGGTGCAGGTCAAGTACGAGATGGTGCGAGCCGTCCTGGTGGACGGCCAATCGGTGACCGCGGCCGCGGCGGCGTTTGGGTACTCCCGGCAGACCTACTACCAGGCGGCCGCCGCGCTGGCCGAGGGCGGACTGGACGGGCTGGTCGCCGCCAAGCCCGGCCCCCGCGCCGGGCACAAGCTCACCGGCGAGATCCTGGCCTGGGCCGAGCAGCAGCTCGCCGGCGACCCCGCACTGAAACCGGCCGACCTGGTCGAGCCGATCGAGCAGCGGTTCGGTGTGCGCGTGCACCCCCGCTCCATCGAGCGAGCGGTGGCCCGCATCCGGGAGCACTCCAAAAGCCGCTGA